From a region of the Clupea harengus chromosome 9, Ch_v2.0.2, whole genome shotgun sequence genome:
- the LOC116221762 gene encoding LOW QUALITY PROTEIN: ras-related protein RABA2c-like (The sequence of the model RefSeq protein was modified relative to this genomic sequence to represent the inferred CDS: inserted 2 bases in 1 codon; substituted 1 base at 1 genomic stop codon), with the protein MRWLCALPPLPLSDYLFQLLLIGDSGVGKSCLLLRFVDDTYIENGVLTVGVDFKIRTIEMDGKTVKLQIWDTAXQERFRTVTSSYYRGAHGIIIVYDVTDQETFNNVKQWLEEIECNIFGNIPKLLVGNKSDLVSKKVVDFSTAKEFAHHSKSDVLKQRKNASNVEKAFLTMASEIQKRVAAXVDYLFELLLIGHSGVGKSCLLQRFVDDTYRESSRATVEVDFKIIEMDGKIVKLQIWDTAGQESCSTMTSHYRRAHGIIIVYDVTHQESFNNVKQWLEEIECYAPENIPKLLVGNKSDLVSRKVVDFSTAKEFAKSLKVQILETSSKNGSNVEMVFFHMTSEIKKRAESGTLQNYSGNMNLTYIC; encoded by the exons ATGCGTTGGTTGtgtgctcttcctcctctgcccctCAGTGACTATCTGTTCCAGCTGCTGCTTATAGGAGACTCAGGAGTTGGCAAATCATGTCTTCTTCTGCGGTTTGTG GATGACACCTATATAGAGAACGGCGTCCTTACCGTCGGAGTCGACTTCAAGATAAGAACCATTGAGATGGATGGAAAGACAGTCAAGTTACAGATT TGGGACACAGC CCAGGAGAGATTCCGCACTGTGACGTCTAGCTACTACAGAGGGGCTCACGGAATCATCATCGTCTATGATGTCACTGACCAG GAGACTTTTAACAACGTGaagcagtggctggaggagatCGAGTGCAACATCTTTGGAAACATCCCCAAGCTGCTGGTGGGGAACAAAAGTGACCTGGTCTCCAAAAAGGTGGTGGATTTCAGCACCGCTAAG GAATTTGCACATCACTCAAAGTCCGATGTCCTTAAACAGCGCAAGAATGCCAGCAATGTGGAGAAGGCCTTCCTCACCATGGCCTCTGAGATCCAGAAGAGGGTTGCTGCGTGAGT TGACTATCTGTTCGAGCTGCTGCTTATAGGACACTCAGGAGTTGGCAAATCATGTCTTCTTCAGCGATTTGTG GATGACACCTACAGAGAGAGCTCCAGGGCCACTGTCGAAGTCGACTTCAAGATCATCGAGATGGATGGGAAGATAGTCAAGTTACAGATT TGGGACACAGCCGGCCAGGAGAGTTGCAGCACTATGACTAGCCACTACAGACGGGCTCACGGAATCATCATCGTCTATGATGTCACTCACCAG GAGTCTTTTAACAACGTGaagcagtggctggaggagatTGAGTGCTACGCCCCTGAAAACATCCCCAAGCTGCTGGTGGGGAACAAAAGCGACCTGGTCTCCAGAAAGGTGGTGGATTTCAGCACCGCTAAG GAATTTGCCAAATCACTCAAAGTCCAGATCCTTGAAACCAGCAGCAAGAATGGCAGTAATGTGGAGATGGTCTTCTTCCACATGACCTCTGAGATCAAGAAGAGGGCTGAAAGTGGCACTTTACAGAATTATTCTGGGAACATG AACCTGACCTACATCTGTTGA
- the LOC116221862 gene encoding ras-related protein ORAB-1-like isoform X2, producing the protein MAPECDYLFKLLLIGDSGVGKTCLVLRFKDDTFTESYISTMGFDLNIRTIEMHGKIVKLQIWDTGGQERFNSVTSSYYRGAHGIIIVYDVTDQKSFNNLEQWLEEIKKFACENVSMLLVGNKSDLVSEKVVDFSTAKEFATSLNIQILETSCKNASNVEKAFLTMASEIQKRVGTEPVQNETVKMGSKINSAPLWPGGEKHTAEGAGSCC; encoded by the exons ATGGCTCCAGAGTG TGACTATCTGTTCAAGCTGCTGCTTATAGGAGACTCAGGAGTTGGCAAAACATGTCTTGTTCTTCGGTTTAAA GATGACACCTTCACAGAGAGCTACATCAGCACCATGGGATTCGACCTCAACATAAGAACCATCGAGATGCATGGAAAGATAGTCAAGTTACAGATT TGGGACACAGGCGGCCAGGAGAGATTCAACTCTGTAACGTCTAGCTACTACAGAGGGGCTCACGGAATCATCATCGTCTATGATGTCACTGACCAG AAGTCTTTTAACAACTTGgagcagtggctggaggagatCAAGAAGTTCGCCTGTGAAAACGTCTCAATGCTGCTGGTCGGAAACAAAAGCGACCTGGTCTCCGAAAAGGTGGTGGATTTCAGCACCGCTAAG GAATTTGCCACATCACTCAATATCCAGATCCTTGAAACCAGCTGCAAGAATGCCAGCAATGTTGAGAAGGCCTTCCTCACCATGGCCTCTGAGATCCAGAAGAGGGTTGGCACAGAGCCTGTACAGAATGAGACTGTGAAGATGGGTTCGAAAATCAACAGCGCCCCCCTCTGGCCCGGTGGAGAAAAGCACACAGCAGAAGGAGCCGGCTCTTGTTGTTGA
- the LOC116221862 gene encoding ras-related protein ORAB-1-like isoform X1: protein MHEVQRLFFFHDYLFKLLLIGDSGVGKTCLVLRFKDDTFTESYISTMGFDLNIRTIEMHGKIVKLQIWDTGGQERFNSVTSSYYRGAHGIIIVYDVTDQKSFNNLEQWLEEIKKFACENVSMLLVGNKSDLVSEKVVDFSTAKEFATSLNIQILETSCKNASNVEKAFLTMASEIQKRVGTEPVQNETVKMGSKINSAPLWPGGEKHTAEGAGSCC from the exons ATGCATGAGGTACAacggctgtttttttttca TGACTATCTGTTCAAGCTGCTGCTTATAGGAGACTCAGGAGTTGGCAAAACATGTCTTGTTCTTCGGTTTAAA GATGACACCTTCACAGAGAGCTACATCAGCACCATGGGATTCGACCTCAACATAAGAACCATCGAGATGCATGGAAAGATAGTCAAGTTACAGATT TGGGACACAGGCGGCCAGGAGAGATTCAACTCTGTAACGTCTAGCTACTACAGAGGGGCTCACGGAATCATCATCGTCTATGATGTCACTGACCAG AAGTCTTTTAACAACTTGgagcagtggctggaggagatCAAGAAGTTCGCCTGTGAAAACGTCTCAATGCTGCTGGTCGGAAACAAAAGCGACCTGGTCTCCGAAAAGGTGGTGGATTTCAGCACCGCTAAG GAATTTGCCACATCACTCAATATCCAGATCCTTGAAACCAGCTGCAAGAATGCCAGCAATGTTGAGAAGGCCTTCCTCACCATGGCCTCTGAGATCCAGAAGAGGGTTGGCACAGAGCCTGTACAGAATGAGACTGTGAAGATGGGTTCGAAAATCAACAGCGCCCCCCTCTGGCCCGGTGGAGAAAAGCACACAGCAGAAGGAGCCGGCTCTTGTTGTTGA
- the LOC116221764 gene encoding ras-related protein ORAB-1-like, producing MAPKYDYLFQLLLIGDSGVGKSCLLLRFVDDTYIENGVLTVGVDFKIRTIEMDGKTVKLQIWDTAGQESCSTMTSHYRRAHGIIIVYDVTHQESFNNVKQRLEEIECYAPENIPKLLVGNKSDLVSRKVVDFSTAKEFAKSLKVQILETSSKNGSNVEMAFFHMTSEIKKRADRGTLQNYSGNMVPKINSNPNQNLTYIC from the exons ATGGCTCCAAAGTA TGACTATCTGTTCCAGCTGCTGCTTATAGGAGACTCAGGAGTTGGCAAATCATGTCTTCTTCTGCGGTTTGTG GATGACACCTACATAGAGAACGGCGTCCTCACCGTCGGAGTCGACTTCAAGATAAGAACCATTGAGATGGATGGAAAGACAGTCAAGTTACAGATT TGGGACACAGCCGGCCAGGAGAGTTGCAGCACTATGACTAGCCACTACAGACGGGCTCACGGAATCATCATCGTCTATGATGTCACTCACCAG GAGTCTTTTAACAACGTGAAGCAGAGGCTGGAGGAGATTGAGTGCTACGCCCCTGAAAACATCCCCAAGCTGCTGGTGGGGAACAAAAGCGACCTGGTCTCCAGAAAGGTGGTGGATTTCAGCACCGCTAAG GAATTTGCCAAATCACTCAAAGTCCAGATCCTTGAAACCAGCAGCAAGAATGGCAGTAATGTGGAGATGGCCTTCTTCCACATGACCTCTGAGATCAAGAAGAGGGCTGACAGGGGCACTTTACAGAATTATTCTGGGAACATGGTCCCAAAAATCAACAGTAACCCCAATCAG AACCTGACCTACATCTGTTGA
- the LOC116221863 gene encoding ras-related protein ORAB-1-like, with amino-acid sequence MAPKYDYLFQRLLIGDSGVGKSCLLLRFVDDTYIENGVLTVGVDFKIRTIEMDGKTVKLQIWDTGGQERFRTVTSSYYRGAHGIIIVYDVTDQETFNNVKQWLEEIECNIFGNIPKLLVGNKSDLVSKKVVDFSTAKEFATSLNIQILETSAKNASNVEKVFLTMASEIQKSVAA; translated from the exons ATGGCTCCAAAGTA TGACTATCTGTTCCAGCGGCTGCTTATAGGAGACTCAGGAGTTGGCAAATCATGTCTTCTTCTGCGGTTTGTG GATGACACCTACATAGAGAACGGCGTCCTCACCGTCGGAGTCGACTTCAAGATAAGAACCATTGAGATGGATGGAAAGACAGTCAAGTTACAGATT TGGGACACAGGCGGCCAGGAGAGATTCCGCACTGTGACGTCTAGCTACTACAGAGGGGCTCACGGAATCATCATCGTCTATGATGTCACTGACCAG GAGACTTTTAACAACGTGaagcagtggctggaggagatCGAGTGCAACATCTTTGGAAACATCCCCAAGCTGCTGGTGGGGAACAAAAGTGACCTGGTCTCCAAAAAGGTGGTGGATTTCAGCACCGCTAAG GAATTTGCAACATCACTCAATATCCAGATCCTTGAAACCAGCGCCAAGAATGCCAGCAATGTGGAGAAGGTCTTCCTCACCATGGCCTCTGAGATCCAGAAGAGTGTTGCTGCGTGA
- the LOC105909672 gene encoding ras-related protein Rab-1A-like, which produces VPLSDYLFELLLIGHSGVGKSCLLQRFVDDTYTESSRATVEVDFKIIEMDGKTVKLQIWDTAGQESCSTMTSHYRRAHGIIIVYDVTHQESFNNVKQWLEEIECYAPENIPKLLVGNKSDLVSKKVVDFSTAKEFATSHNIQILETSVKNGSNVEMVFIHMTSKIKRRADSGTLKHYHEDMVPKIKSNPIRLGGNLTYIC; this is translated from the exons GTACCCCTCAGTGACTATCTGTTCGAGCTGCTGCTTATAGGACACTCAGGAGTTGGCAAATCATGTCTTCTTCAGCGATTTGTG GATGACACCTACACAGAGAGCTCCAGGGCCACTGTCGAAGTCGACTTCAAGATCATCGAGATGGATGGGAAGACAGTCAAGTTACAGATT TGGGACACAGCCGGCCAGGAGAGTTGCAGCACTATGACTAGCCACTACAGACGGGCTCACGGAATCATCATCGTCTATGATGTCACTCACCAG GAGTCTTTTAACAATGTGaagcagtggctggaggagatTGAGTGCTACGCCCCTGAAAACATCCCCAAGCTGCTGGTGGGGAACAAAAGCGACCTGGTCTCCAAAAAGGTGGTGGATTTCAGCACCGCTAAG GAATTTGCCACATCACACAATATCCAGATCCTTGAAACCAGCGTCAAGAATGGCAGCAATGTGGAGATGGTCTTCATCCACATGACCTCTAAGATCAAGAGGAGGGCTGACAGTGGCACTTTAAAGCATTATCATGAGGACATGGTCCCAAAAATCAAAAGTAACCCAATCAGGCTTGGTGGG AACCTGACCTACATCTGTTGA
- the LOC105909671 gene encoding gap junction delta-2 protein — protein sequence MGDWSILGRFLTEVQNHSTVIGKIWLTMLLIFRILLVTLVGDAVYSDEQSKFTCNTLQPGCNNVCYDTFAPVSHLRFWVFQIVLVSTPSIFYIVYVLHKIAKDEKLELETVHVQNKRPLGDYLGRLERERDRERERGETYGKSPGLPYGGPHYEEEWAPHEEECVERILLEDDYGEVGKDPTELSSKVLLIYIVHVVLRSIMEITFLVGQYYLFGFEVPHLFRCETYPCPTRTDCFVSRATEKTIFLNFMFSISLGCFLLNIVELHYLGWVYIFRVLCSACSVCCRPERDPVEHMGLYADHNPLLLQLEHSLRGRLILQTPTPIAQEKAGGGLLTHAPAISFETDSTVECTSKRSAEEMERMRAKLTNMALLGRTKKSWL from the coding sequence ATGGGAGACTGGTCTATTCTCGGCCGCTTCCTCACAGAGGTGCAGAACCACTCCACCGTCATCGGCAAGATCTGGCTGACGATGCTGCTGATCTTCCGCATCCTGCTGGTGACGCTGGTGGGCGACGCCGTCTACAGCGACGAGCAGTCCAAGTTCACCTGCAACACCCTGCAGCCCGGCTGCAACAACGTCTGCTACGACACCTTCGCCCCCGTCTCACACCTGCGCTTCTGGGTCTTCCAGATCGTGCTCGTGTCCACGCCGTCCATCTTCTACATCGTCTACGTGCTGCACAAGATCGCCAAAGACGagaagctggagctggagacGGTGCACGTGCAGAACAAGCGCCCCCTCGGTGATTACCTGGGccggctggagagagagagggacagggagagggagagaggggagacctaTGGCAAGAGCCCAGGGCTGCCCTACGGGGGTCCACACTACGAGGAAGAGTGGGCTCCCCATGAGGAGGAGTGTGTTGAGCGAATTCTCCTCGAGGACGACTACGGGGAGGTGGGGAAGGACCCCACGGAGCTCTCCAGCAAGGTCCTGCTCATCTACATCGTCCACGTGGTGCTGCGGTCCATCATGGAGATCACCTTCCTGGTGGGCCAGTACTACCTGTTCGGCTTCGAGGTGCCGCACCTGTTCCGCTGCGAGACCTACCCGTGCCCGACGCGCACGGACTGCTTCGTGTCGCGCGCCACCGAGAAGACCATCTTCCTCAACTTCATGTTCAGCATCAGCCTGGGCTGCTTCCTGCTCAACATCGTGGAGCTGCACTACCTGGGCTGGGTGTACATCTTCCGCGTGCTCTGCTCCGCCTGCTCCGTGTGCTGCCGGCCGGAGAGGGACCCCGTGGAGCACATGGGCCTCTACGCCGACCACAAcccgctgctgctgcagctggagcaCTCCCTGCGGGGCCGCCTCATCCTGCAGACGCCCACGCCCATCGCCCAGGAGAAGGCCGGCGGCGGACTGCTCACCCACGCGCCCGCCATCTCCTTCGAGACGGACTCCACGGTGGAGTGCACGTCCAAGCGGAGCGCCGAGGAGATGGAGCGCATGAGGGCCAAACTGACCAACATGGCCTTGCTGGGCCGTACCAAGAAGTCCTGGCTATGA